Sequence from the Rubidibacter lacunae KORDI 51-2 genome:
GCCTCGCACACCTCGCGAATGCAGACTGTTTCGAGGGTCAGGTCCTCGCGCCCGACATCGATCTTTGAGAGGTCTAGTAAATCTTCAATCAATGCCAGTAGGTATTCGCCGCAGTCGAATAGCAATTGCACGTACTCGAGTTGCTTGAGATTGAGCCGACCGTAGATCTGCTGCTTGAGCATCCCTGCAAACCCCAAAATGCTTGCCAGGGGCGTCCGCAAGTCGTGGCTCATTGTTGCCAGCATTTCGCTGCGCGCGTGCAAATCAGCGCGCGCGGCACACACGTCTTGTTCTAAGTGCCGCAGCCGTTCGCAAGTTCTCATCTGCTCCAGACCAAGCGCGCAGTATGTTGCTGCTTGTCGGACTGCCGTGCGCTCGCTTCTTCCCCATGGCACGTCGCGATCGCACTGCATCCCGATCGCGCCGAGCAACTGCCCGCAGGCAATCACAGGAACCAACAACAGCGATCGCATTTTGCTCTTGCTCCAAAAAGCCAGAACCGCCGCACTCTTTGGCGATTCGCTCTGACGCAGCGCGATTGCTTCCCCTGCAGCAAGCACAGCGGCATGGTCTGCTACTACCGCGAGCAAAGGCGAGTGCTCCTCGCCACCCGCCTCTACCTGCCAGCCCGTCAGCTCTTGCAATTGCAGTAACTCCGCGCGACCTTTGGGTATCCGTTCTTGTAGCTCGACGAGCGCTGCTAGGATCGCTTCCATACTCTCCCCTGCTAGAAGCAACCCCAACACCTGACTTTCTGCAAGCGGTTCGGTCAAATTCGGGGTGCCCCGTGCCGCGCGGGCGGCAGGCGAACTAGAGACCAGGTTTGAGAGTACCTGTGGCAAGCTCGCTAGCGAGCCGCAAACGCAAACCACGCCCATTACCTCCAGCTCGTGACGCTGGCAAGTTACTCCTGCATCCAACAAGTCGGTCACGAGCACAACTGGCAGCTCGGGAACAACCTGACGCAGGTTCCTGAGGACCGAGAGCAACTCGTCGGGCGCGCTCAGTAGTTGCTCGCGCTCTACCCAGAGCAGAGCGTCGTAGTTACCGTTGTTCGACAGCGATCGCGCGGCGGTTAGCGATGCAGTACTTTCGTACGTGTAGTACAACCCCGGCGCTGCAAGCGCGCTTAGAACTGCATTGACCTCGTTCGCGCGCTCGGAGGCAATCAGCAAACGTAAGGGCGTAACACCTGGCGGCGGAACGGCAAACCCTGCAGCCACGCCAGAACGGTCTGTCATACCAGCTCTCGGCAATTTAACGGAACGTTAATCCTAAATATGGGGCGTAATACTGCAACCATAGGGGTTGGGCGAGATCGCACTCTTGAGATAGGTATCTGACATCAAGCTCACAGGTGAACCCCCATGCTTGCGGGACAACTTTCGCACAAACTGCCCTCAAGTTTCTAACTAAAGTCCACACTTCCTGCGATCGAGATCTCGAGAAGTGGTAATTTTAGACAGCGCTGAAGTGTGATGGTCGTCCAGGGTTGCGAGCAAGGCTAGGTGAGGGTTCTGCCCCTGTGCCACCCTCACTGTGCAGAGCTAACCAATCTTACACCGAAGGTTTGGTGCTAGTGTTCCGGTAGATGTTTGGCTCCGACAAACGCTTATTGCAATTTCCGGATGTGTTAGATGAGCCAAACTTTCCTAGAGACTGGCTGTGGCTTAATGAGACTGACGGTGGTTTAAAAGCGTTCCCGTTCAAAGCCTT
This genomic interval carries:
- a CDS encoding sensor histidine kinase, with protein sequence MTDRSGVAAGFAVPPPGVTPLRLLIASERANEVNAVLSALAAPGLYYTYESTASLTAARSLSNNGNYDALLWVEREQLLSAPDELLSVLRNLRQVVPELPVVLVTDLLDAGVTCQRHELEVMGVVCVCGSLASLPQVLSNLVSSSPAARAARGTPNLTEPLAESQVLGLLLAGESMEAILAALVELQERIPKGRAELLQLQELTGWQVEAGGEEHSPLLAVVADHAAVLAAGEAIALRQSESPKSAAVLAFWSKSKMRSLLLVPVIACGQLLGAIGMQCDRDVPWGRSERTAVRQAATYCALGLEQMRTCERLRHLEQDVCAARADLHARSEMLATMSHDLRTPLASILGFAGMLKQQIYGRLNLKQLEYVQLLFDCGEYLLALIEDLLDLSKIDVGREDLTLETVCIREVCEASLSLVHEAARVRGLELQLEIATDAIACVADRRRLQQILVNLLANAVKFTEVGMVQLRVERANNCIAFATIDTGIGIKPEDLDKLFQPFQQIDSPLNRKQRGTGLGLVLSQKLAQLHDGEIFVESEFGCGSCFTLKLPIRTLEAE